From Echinicola soli, a single genomic window includes:
- the rplL gene encoding 50S ribosomal protein L7/L12, with protein MADLKAFAEQLVNLTVKEVSELAEILKEEYGIEPAAAAAPVMVAGGAGEGAGEEEKSSFDVVLKAAGGQKLAVVKLVKELTGLGLKEAKEVVDSAPKAIKEGIAKDEAEALKKQLEEAGAEVELK; from the coding sequence ATGGCAGATCTTAAAGCATTCGCTGAGCAGTTAGTTAACTTGACTGTTAAAGAGGTTAGTGAATTAGCCGAAATATTGAAAGAAGAGTATGGTATCGAACCTGCTGCTGCAGCTGCTCCAGTAATGGTAGCTGGTGGTGCTGGTGAAGGTGCTGGTGAAGAAGAAAAATCTTCTTTCGATGTAGTTCTTAAAGCTGCTGGTGGACAAAAGCTTGCAGTAGTGAAATTGGTTAAAGAATTGACCGGCCTTGGTCTTAAGGAAGCTAAAGAAGTAGTAGACAGCGCTCCTAAGGCAATCAAAGAAGGTATTGCAAAAGACGAAGCAGAAGCACTTAAGAAGCAACTTGAGGAAGCTGGTGCTGAAGTAGAGCTTAAATAA
- the rplJ gene encoding 50S ribosomal protein L10 encodes MTREEKKTIIESLTEKFKETPHFYITDASGFTVAQVNTFRRMCYEKGVEYRVYKNTFIKQALNNLDADFSELDSVLKGFSGIIFASETANLPAKVIKDYRKKAGSKETRPVFKGASIDSDVVIGENNLDMLASLKSKEELLGEVIGLLQSPAKNVISALQSGKDTLAGLVKTLSERES; translated from the coding sequence ATGACTAGAGAGGAAAAGAAAACAATAATCGAAAGTCTTACCGAGAAATTCAAAGAAACTCCGCATTTCTATATCACAGATGCCTCAGGTTTCACCGTTGCTCAGGTAAATACTTTCAGAAGAATGTGTTATGAGAAAGGAGTTGAATACCGTGTATACAAAAACACGTTTATTAAACAAGCTCTGAATAATCTTGATGCAGACTTCTCAGAATTAGACAGTGTTCTTAAAGGCTTTTCAGGAATCATTTTTGCGTCAGAGACAGCAAACTTGCCTGCAAAAGTAATCAAGGACTATCGAAAAAAAGCAGGTTCTAAAGAGACAAGACCCGTATTCAAAGGCGCTTCAATTGACAGCGATGTAGTGATTGGTGAAAACAATCTCGACATGTTGGCTTCTTTGAAATCCAAAGAAGAGCTATTGGGCGAAGTTATCGGATTGCTTCAGTCTCCAGCCAAAAACGTTATATCTGCTCTACAGAGTGGAAAAGATACATTGGCAGGGCTTGTTAAAACTCTTTCTGAAAGAGAATCATAA